The genomic interval CTGATCACCGACGCGCTGGAGGATGTGATCAAGATGATGCATGATCACCTCGGCCATCTCCATGCCATCGCTCAGGCGCTGCTGGAAAAAGAGATGCTTGATGGACAGGCGATCGAGGAGATCTTGAATGCCCCGGCTCCGGCCGGCAAGCGCAACGAGAAACGGCGATCGTCCAAATAGCAACCGCAGACGGCCATAACCCAACTTCTGTTTTTCAAAAGGCCAAGAGCAAACCGATGCCATGACAAGTCCCATGACACCTTTCTTTTACATTCTGCTCGGCGCGTTTGGTTTCGTTCTGCTGGTGCTGCTGTATTTGGGCAAAACCTCTGAGTATATGACCAGGGCAAGATTCGGCCAATTTCTATTTGGGATCATTGCCCTTTTTAGTTTGTTGGCTGCGGCCGGCTATTGGTTCAACCGGCCGGCCCGTCCACGCATCCGCGTCGCTGTGCTGCCGGTGCAGGAGGAGCTGTTCACGGTAGACCGCTCTTGGTTGACCTGGCACATCGCGGAACAGGCCGGCGACTGTCTGCGCCGCGGCCTCGACAAAGAGTTTCTGGTCTATCCGGCCTCCTGGCTGTGGATGAGCGTGGAAACCGATTCGCTGAACGAGATCGCCTACCTGCAGCGCTATGCCGAACGCATCGGTTTGGATTGGGCGGTTCTCCCCGCGTTGAGCGACGACGGGCGGTCGGTCACGCTGGATTACATCTTTGTCCGCGTTCAATCGCCGAATCTGATCAGAAAATCGCAGATCACGGTGTCTCAGGAACGGGCTTTTGATCTGGGCCGTCTGCTGGCGATCGAAGCGGCTCGATGTCTCAATCAAACGTTGGATCCACCTGCTGTCACGCCAGTGGATCCGCAGGTTGTGATACTCAGCAGCCGGGCGTCCGCCTACCTGGCCCAGTCCGGATTCGATGAGGCGGTTCGTGCCGCTGAATCGGCCTTTGAGAAGGACTCGCTCTGTGTGCCGGTCCGCAACCTGTATGCCGCCGCGCTGTTGAAACAATCGATCCGGCGGGAAAAAGAGGGCTTGCGCGATACGGTGGGACGTCTTCGCGCTCTGCGGGTGTGTGAAAACACCATCCGTCATCATCAAGCGAACGCGGCAACCTATCGATGGCTGGGCGCCTATTATCTGGCGGAAAAGCAATGGGCCCAGGCCGGCCGGCATTTGCGCAAAGCAGTGACGCTGGATCCGGATGACGCTGAAGCGTTCTCCCTGTACGCCTATCTCAACGCATCGCGGTTCAAGGAGATCGGGCTGCAGGATGACGAAGAGATGCTCCGCCATGTGCTGCACCTCAATCCGTGCGATGAAAGCGCCCGTTTGCGGTTGGCCGAATGGTATTTCTCCCGCAATGATCAAAAGGCGGCGGAACGGGAGGCGCGGGCCCTGCTGTCTATTCATCCCCGTTCTATTGATGGTCTCATGTTTCTGGGCAAATTGGCAGCCACGGATCGGAATTTTGCCAAGCTGGCGGAGATTTATGATAATATTTTTTCCATCGATCCGCACAACGCCGACGCGTATTACAACCTCGGCATCTACTACTATCAGTCGGAGGATCTGGACAACGCGGAAAAATTGTTCAATCGTGCGGTGCGATTGAGCAACCACACGGACAGTCATCTCTACCTCGGGCAGATTTACGAGCGCCGGGGTGAGATCGAAAAGGCGATTGAGGAATACCGGCTGCGCATTCGCTATAAAAAGGGGTTGGAGGATCGCTTTGCCGATGTGGCGCGCGCGCGGTTGTTCGAACTCACCCGGCCTGATTCAACGATGCTCATGCCCTATGTGCGCTGATGAGACGAAAAAATGGTGGTGCCGGGATCGCGGTCTGAGCCTGGATCATACTCTGATCATGGGCATCCTCAATGTGACGCCGGATTCTTTCAGCGACGGCGGCCGTTACCTGCAGATCGATCGGGCGGTGGCGCAGGGGCTGCGTTTGCTCGAAGAGGGGGCGGACATTCTCGATATCGGCGGCGAATCCACCCGCCCCGGCTCTTTGCCGGTGGATGAGAGGGAGGAGGCGCGGCGCGTCATACCGGTCATCCGCGAACTCAGCCGGCGGACCGCGGTTCCTCTGTCGATCGACACCTACAAGTCCGAGATCGCCCGGCAGGCGTTGGACCAAGGCGCCTGCGTGGTCAATGACATCAGCGGCCTGACTTTTGATCCACGAATGGCGGAGGTGATTGCGCAGGCCCAGGCCGGGCTGGTTATCATGCACATGAAGGGCAGACCGCGCGACATGCAGCTCGAGCCGTTTTATGTCGATGTGGTGCAGGAGGTGCGGGCGTTTTTACGCAATCAGAAAGAGGCCGCCTTGGCCGCGGGCATACTGGAAAACCGAATCGTGGTGGATCCCGGCATCGGCTTCGGCAAACGGCAGCAGGACAATCTGACGCTGCTTTGCCGGCTGGATCAGCTGAATTTGGGATCGCCCATCCTGGTGGGCCCTTCACGAAAATCCTTCATCGGCGCCATTCTGAACCTGCCGCCGGAAGAGCGGTTGCATGGCACTGCCGCAGCAGTGACCGCCGCGGTGCTCCAGGGCGCCGACCTGGTGCGCGTTCATGATGTCAAGGAGATGAAACAGACGGTCGCAGTGGCGGAGGCCCTGCGCCGTTACAGGGATGGTCTCTCACAAGCGGGATAGTCGATTTCATGTCATCCACTCTGTTTAAAATTGGTTTTCTGCCCGTCACGGTGATGGATATCATCGATATCCTGATCATGTCCTTTGTTATTTTCAAGACCTATAATTTTATCCGCGGCTCGAGGGCGGCGCAGATGCTGGCCGGACTGATCATCATCCTGATCCTATCGGTGATCGCGCCGTTGGCGCATCTGCGCGGAATCAGCTGGATTTTGAACAATCTGCGCACCGTCTGGTTAGTGGCGTTTGTCATCCTATTTCAGCCGGAATTGCGGCGTATGCTCATCCATATCGGACAAAACCGGGTGATCCGCTTTTTCGTCAAAGTCAGCGGCAACAAGATGATCGAAGAAGTGCTTGAGGCGGTGTTCGCTCTGCGCGCCAAGGGTTATGGCGCGCTTATCGTGTTGGCGCGGG from bacterium carries:
- a CDS encoding tetratricopeptide repeat protein, with the protein product MTPFFYILLGAFGFVLLVLLYLGKTSEYMTRARFGQFLFGIIALFSLLAAAGYWFNRPARPRIRVAVLPVQEELFTVDRSWLTWHIAEQAGDCLRRGLDKEFLVYPASWLWMSVETDSLNEIAYLQRYAERIGLDWAVLPALSDDGRSVTLDYIFVRVQSPNLIRKSQITVSQERAFDLGRLLAIEAARCLNQTLDPPAVTPVDPQVVILSSRASAYLAQSGFDEAVRAAESAFEKDSLCVPVRNLYAAALLKQSIRREKEGLRDTVGRLRALRVCENTIRHHQANAATYRWLGAYYLAEKQWAQAGRHLRKAVTLDPDDAEAFSLYAYLNASRFKEIGLQDDEEMLRHVLHLNPCDESARLRLAEWYFSRNDQKAAEREARALLSIHPRSIDGLMFLGKLAATDRNFAKLAEIYDNIFSIDPHNADAYYNLGIYYYQSEDLDNAEKLFNRAVRLSNHTDSHLYLGQIYERRGEIEKAIEEYRLRIRYKKGLEDRFADVARARLFELTRPDSTMLMPYVR
- the folP gene encoding dihydropteroate synthase; translated protein: MCADETKKWWCRDRGLSLDHTLIMGILNVTPDSFSDGGRYLQIDRAVAQGLRLLEEGADILDIGGESTRPGSLPVDEREEARRVIPVIRELSRRTAVPLSIDTYKSEIARQALDQGACVVNDISGLTFDPRMAEVIAQAQAGLVIMHMKGRPRDMQLEPFYVDVVQEVRAFLRNQKEAALAAGILENRIVVDPGIGFGKRQQDNLTLLCRLDQLNLGSPILVGPSRKSFIGAILNLPPEERLHGTAAAVTAAVLQGADLVRVHDVKEMKQTVAVAEALRRYRDGLSQAG